One Salvia miltiorrhiza cultivar Shanhuang (shh) chromosome 6, IMPLAD_Smil_shh, whole genome shotgun sequence genomic window, AATTTCTGAATCTTCTTTAGCAACTAAGTTGCTTTGAATCTTCTTTAGCAACTAAGTTGTTTATGGTGTTAGTTTAGTTTAAATGTATATATAGATCTTGATTAAAACTTAACCCTATATATCTTTGGGTCCTGAAGGAGTGTATTTATTCCATTTTTTGCAGACAGACTCTCACTTCTACGGGAACAAAGAAAGGTGAGCTATTATTGGCTGATGTGAACACACAGTTGAAGAACAAAAACATCACCACTGACATCAAAGTCGACACTGGCTCAAATGTATGCCTCGTAGTTTGTTTCTCCATGTTTTGCATCTTGTGATGTTTTCAGCTTTCCAATATTCTGCTCTTGTTGTCTAAAAGAAATTTCAATCTTTTTATATATGTACATTACATTCTTTCAATtgattaacaatattaaaagtCACTTATGCCTCGTCAAACCATTTAACCAATTCATGGACCTATTTCCAGCTCTTCACCACTGTAACAATTGATGAGCTTACTCTTGGATTGAAGGCTATATTAAGCTTTAGAGTTCATGATCAAAGGTCAGGAAAGGTAAGCTGAATTCCTAATGTTTTTCTCCACTGCTGTATTATTGACCTGCTATCTAATTTCTTGTTCACTTGGCTGTGGTAGTTGGAACTTCAATATTTGCACGAGTATGCAGGCCTAAGCTCAAGTGTTGGGTTGACTGCGAACCCGATTGTGAATCTTTCTGTTGTTCTTGGAAACAATAAGCTCGCCTTGGGTAGTGATGCGTCTTTCGACACCAAGGAAGGAGCATTTACCAAATGCAACTTTGGCGCAAGCTTCACAAATACTGATCTTATTGCTGCCTTGTCACTGTAAGTGGTCTCTGTTGCTTCATGTTACTGTTTGTCTCATACGAGTTTGTACGTATAATTTATAATGTGCGCTGAACTGGGTTGTTAATTAATGCTTGCTCTAGGAATGACAAGGGTGATACGTTGAGTGCGTCATACTACCATATAGTGAGCCCATTGTCCAGCAGTGTTGTTGGCGCGGAGGTGACCCACAGCTTCTCAAGAAACGAGAACACCATTACTGTTGGCACTCAGCATCAGTTGGACCCATTGACCACCGTGAAAGCACGATTGAACAATGTTGGTAAGGCAAATGCTTTGATACAACACGAATAGCGTCCGAAGTCGCTTGTCACCATCTCAACAGAAGTTGACACCAAGTCTATTGACAAGAGCGCCAAATTTGGGTTGGCCTTGGCCCTAAAGCCATGAGGTTTGAACATTGCTGcttttagaaataattaggTGGTTCCCTGAATTTCATTGGCCAATACCTTTTCTCTCATTTACCAGTTGCTAAACTATTATCATTTCCTTGTCATCTTTGAGCCTGAATCTTGCGGTAGTTTCATTTTACATTTGAAGATATCATTCGAAGTTTTCTAGTCTGGAAGCTTGTAAACTTCTTTGGAATAGTATCATGATGAAATAGCAGCCATATATTAAAAGGAAAGAGAGAAAAACGAAACAACCCCTGAAAGCACAAAGGAGCAGACTAGGAGCCGAGCCTCGTAAAAACAAGAGAACTCGTCAAACAAAGAACCaaacaagaaaaaacaaaaagagcAGGAAACGGCATCGGGAGCTCCGACCTAACCATTGCCCCCAAGCCGCCGAAGCtcgaaagaaacaaaaaagaaCGGCAAAACCTAAAAGAAAGAACCCAACAGAAGAAAACCAAAGCACGTTAGCTAGAACAGCACGACTCCGAAGGGAAAACGACCCACAACCGAGCACCAACCAGCCTCCTCAAGCATCACCTGCTCTTTTGGAAtagtatcatcataaaactatTTTTCAGATGGCAAGAAACATTGTAATAAATTGAATTCCAGTGGGGGATATTTTGTTGTAAATGTTTTGTCCAGCTCTTTTAGCTTTACAAAAAGGTGATAGTTTGTTTACTATCTTACGATATATGACAAATTTGGTTGTAGGGAAAAATTACTAGCATTATCATAGGGTCCATAAAGTGCAATTAGTAAAACACTTTTCATCTAATTAGTAGGTTTGGGGGTTGAGT contains:
- the LOC130990377 gene encoding mitochondrial outer membrane protein porin of 34 kDa-like, with translation MGKGPGLYSDIGKSARDLLYKDYNSDQKFTITTYSPTGVTLTSTGTKKGELLLADVNTQLKNKNITTDIKVDTGSNLFTTVTIDELTLGLKAILSFRVHDQRSGKLELQYLHEYAGLSSSVGLTANPIVNLSVVLGNNKLALGSDASFDTKEGAFTKCNFGASFTNTDLIAALSLNDKGDTLSASYYHIVSPLSSSVVGAEVTHSFSRNENTITVGTQHQLDPLTTVKARLNNVGKANALIQHE